A window from Citrus sinensis cultivar Valencia sweet orange chromosome 5, DVS_A1.0, whole genome shotgun sequence encodes these proteins:
- the LOC102618119 gene encoding mannosylglycoprotein endo-beta-mannosidase isoform X1: protein MGMLSASIGKTKLDSGWLAARSTEVGLSGTQLTTSHPPTGPAKPWMEAVVPGTVLATLVKNKAVPDPFYGLENEMILDIADSGREYYTFWFFTTFQCKLSENQHLDLNFRAINYSAEVYLNGQKRVLQKGMFRRHSLDVTDILHPDGQNLLAVLVHPPDHPGTIPPEGGQGGDHEIGKDVATQYVEGWDWIAPIRDRNTGIWDEVSISVTGPVKIIDPHLVSSFCQPVKIIDPHLVSSFFDNYTRVYLHASTELENRSTWVAECSLSIQVTTDLEGGVCLVEHLQTQHLSISPGAHVQYTFPQLFFYKPNLWWPNGMGKQSLYTVHISVDVKGYGESDLWSHWFGFRKIESHIDNATGGRLFKVNGQPIFIRGGNWILSDGLLRLSKKRYKTDIKFHADMNMNMIRCWGGGLAERPEFYHYCDIYGLLVWQEFWITGDVDGRGVPVSNPDGPLDHDLFMLCARDTVKLLRNHPSLALWVGGNEQVPPEDINKALKNDLKLHPYFKNSNETGNFTEDLSLSVQDPSQYLDGTRIYIQGSLWDGFADGKGNFTDGPYEIQYPEDFFKDSFYQYGFNPEVGSVGMPVAATIRATMPPEGWQIPVFKQGSDGYIEEVPNPIWKYHKYIPYSKPGKVHDQILLYGIPKDLDDFCLKAQLVNYIQYRALLEGWSSRMWSKYTGVLIWKNQNPWTGLRGQFYDHLLDQTAGFYGCRCAAEPIHVQLNLASYFIEVVNTTSQELSDVAIEASVWDLDGACPYYKVTEKLSVPPKKVVSIAEMKYPKTKNPKPVYFLLLKLYNMSDYGIISRNFYWLHLPGGDYKLLEPYRKKNIPLKLTSQIFIKGSTYEVEMQVHNRSKKQDPKRLTYKNNFTTVPVDGDFSMASTEPVNSATEEKQEAGLFRRICRHFMDTDSLKVAELNGTDSGVAFFLHFSVRGWSKSHKEGEDTRILPVHYSDNYFSLAPGEVMPIKISFEVPHGVTPKVTLHGWNYHVGQTIL from the exons ATGGGAATGTTGTCGGCGTCAATAGGGAAGACGAAGCTTGACTCGGGATGGCTCGCCGCGAGATCGACGGAGGTTGGACTCAGTGGGACGCAGCTCACCACGTCACACCCTCCGACTGGGCCCGCCAAGCCCTGGATGGAGGCTGTAGTCCCGGGAAC GGTCTTGGCAACTCTGGTGAAGAACAAAGCGGTGCCCGATCCTTTTTATGGGTTGGAGAATGAGATGATCTTAGACATAGCTGATTCCGGGAGGGAATACTATACATTCTGGTTTTTTACAACCTTTCAGTGTAAGCTG TCAGAGAATCAGCATTTGGATCTGAATTTCCGTGCAATCAACTACTCTGCCGAAGTTTACTTGAATGGCCAGAAAAGGGTCCTCCAGAAAGGAATGTTTCGAAGACATTCGCTTGATGTTACTGATATTCTTCATCCTGATGGTCAAAACTTGCTGGCTGTTCTAGTTCATCCTCCGGATCATCCTGGGACAATTCCTCCTGAGGGGGGACAAGGTGGTGACCATGAG ATTGGAAAAGACGTAGCCACACAATACGTAGAGGGCTGGGATTGGATAGCTCCTATAAG GGATCGGAACACTGGCATATGGGATGAAGTGTCAATTTCTGTCACGGGG CCTGTGAAAATAATTGATCCCCACTTGGTTTCATCATTTTGTCAA CCTGTGAAAATAATTGATCCCCACTTGgtttcatcattttttgacaattacacGAGGGTATATCTGCATGCTTCAACTGAGTTGGAAAACAGAAGCACCTGGGTTGCTGAGTGTTCTTTAAGCATCCAAGTGACTACTGACCTTGAGGGAGGTGTTTGTCTAGTGGAGCATCTTCAGACTCAACATCTATCAATCTCTCCAGGAGCACATGTACAGTATACATTTCCTCAG CTCTTTTTCTACAAACCCAATTTATGGTGGCCAAATGGCATGGGAAAGCAATCTCTGTACACTGTCCACATTAGTGTTGATGTAAAAGGATATGGAGAATCTGATTTATGGAGCCATTGGTTTGGGTTCCGCAAAATTGAGAGCCACATTGATAATGCCACTGGTGGAAG GTTGTTCAAGGTCAATGGGCAGCCTATTTTTATTCGTGGTGGTAATTGGATTTTGTCAGATGGGCTCCTACGGCTGTCGAAAAAGCGATACAAAACAGATATCAAATTTCATGCAGACATGAATATGAACATGATCCGCTGTTGGGGTGGCGGCCTGGCTGAGCGGCCCGagttttatcattattgtgATATTTATGGTTTGCTG GTCTGGCAAGAGTTTTGGATTACGGGAGATGTCGATGGAAGGGGTGTGCCAGTATCAAACCCAGATGGTCCCCTGGACCATGACCTGTTTATGCTGTGCGCAAGAGATACTGTCAAGCTTCTAAGAAACCATCCAAGTCTTGCTCTTTGGGTTGGTGGAAATGAACAGGTTCCACCAGAGGACATCAACAAAGCTTTGAAGAATGACCTGAAGCTCCATCCTTATTTTAAGAATTCAAATGAAACTGGGAACTTTACAGAAGATTTGTCTCTGTCGGTTCAGGATCCTAGCCAATATCTTGATGGTACACGCATTTATATACAGGGATCCCTGTGGGATGGCTTTGCAGATGGAAAGGGGAACTTCACTGATGGTCCTTATGAAATCCAATATCCTGAAGACTTCTTTAAGGATAGTTTTTACCAATATGGATTTAATCCTGAGGTTGGTTCAGTGGGAATGCCAGTTGCAGCTACCATCAGAGCAACCATGCCTCCAGAAGGATGGCAAATTCCGGTGTTTAAACAGGGTTCTGATGGTTACATAGAAGAAGTTCCAAACCCCATTTGGAAATACCATAAGTATATTCCTTATTCAAAGCCAGGGAAGGTTCATGATCAGATTCTACTTTATGGGATCCCAAAAGATCTTGatgatttttgtttgaag GCTCAACTTGTCAACTACATTCAGTATAGGGCTCTGTTGGAGGGCTGGAGTTCCCGCATGTGGAGCAAATACACTGGTGTCCTGATTTGGAAGAATCAGAATCCATGGACAGGTCTCAGAGGTCAGTTTTATGATCATCTTCTCGACCAAACAGCAGGATTCTATGGCTGTCGATGTGCTGCAGAACCAATTCATGTCCAGCTGAATCTGGCTTCATATTTCATAGAA GTCGTTAACACTACATCACAGGAACTCTCCGACGTAGCTATAGAAGCATCTGTTTGGGATCTGGATGGAGCATGCCCATACTACAAAGTTACTGAGAAGCTTTCCGTGCCGCCAAAGAAAGTAGTGTCCATTGCAGAGATGAAGTATCCAAAGACCAAAAACCCAAAGCCAGTCTactttcttcttctcaaaCTTTACAACATGTCAGATTATGGCATTATATCCAGGAACTTTTATTGGTTGCATCTACCTGGTGGAGATTACAAGCTGTTGGAGCCATACAGGAAGAAGAATATCCCCCTCAAGTTAACGTCACAGATTTTTATCAAAGGGTCTACTTATGAAGTTGAGATGCAAGTGCACAACAGATCTAAGAAACAGGACCCTAAGCGTTTAACatataagaataatttcaCAACTGTACCTGTTGATGGTGATTTTAGTATGGCCTCAACAGAACCTGTAAATAGCGCAACTGAGGAAAAACAAGAAGCTGGTTTATTCAGGAGAATATGCAGACATTTCATGGACACTGATAGTTTGAAGGTAGCTGAATTGAATGGGACTGATTCTGGAGTTGCTTTCTTCCTTCATTTCTCGGTTCGTGGTTGGAGTAAATCTCACAAGGAAGGAGAAGATACAAGAATTCTTCCTGTGCATTACTCGGACAACTATTTTTCACTTGCACCAGGTGAGGTGATGCCCATCAAGATCTCTTTTGAGGTCCCTCACGGTGTCACCCCAAAAGTAACTCTTCATGGCTGGAATTACCATGTCGGTCAAACTATACTATGA
- the LOC102618119 gene encoding mannosylglycoprotein endo-beta-mannosidase isoform X2 — translation MGMLSASIGKTKLDSGWLAARSTEVGLSGTQLTTSHPPTGPAKPWMEAVVPGTVLATLVKNKAVPDPFYGLENEMILDIADSGREYYTFWFFTTFQCKLSENQHLDLNFRAINYSAEVYLNGQKRVLQKGMFRRHSLDVTDILHPDGQNLLAVLVHPPDHPGTIPPEGGQGGDHEIGKDVATQYVEGWDWIAPIRDRNTGIWDEVSISVTGPVKIIDPHLVSSFFDNYTRVYLHASTELENRSTWVAECSLSIQVTTDLEGGVCLVEHLQTQHLSISPGAHVQYTFPQLFFYKPNLWWPNGMGKQSLYTVHISVDVKGYGESDLWSHWFGFRKIESHIDNATGGRLFKVNGQPIFIRGGNWILSDGLLRLSKKRYKTDIKFHADMNMNMIRCWGGGLAERPEFYHYCDIYGLLVWQEFWITGDVDGRGVPVSNPDGPLDHDLFMLCARDTVKLLRNHPSLALWVGGNEQVPPEDINKALKNDLKLHPYFKNSNETGNFTEDLSLSVQDPSQYLDGTRIYIQGSLWDGFADGKGNFTDGPYEIQYPEDFFKDSFYQYGFNPEVGSVGMPVAATIRATMPPEGWQIPVFKQGSDGYIEEVPNPIWKYHKYIPYSKPGKVHDQILLYGIPKDLDDFCLKAQLVNYIQYRALLEGWSSRMWSKYTGVLIWKNQNPWTGLRGQFYDHLLDQTAGFYGCRCAAEPIHVQLNLASYFIEVVNTTSQELSDVAIEASVWDLDGACPYYKVTEKLSVPPKKVVSIAEMKYPKTKNPKPVYFLLLKLYNMSDYGIISRNFYWLHLPGGDYKLLEPYRKKNIPLKLTSQIFIKGSTYEVEMQVHNRSKKQDPKRLTYKNNFTTVPVDGDFSMASTEPVNSATEEKQEAGLFRRICRHFMDTDSLKVAELNGTDSGVAFFLHFSVRGWSKSHKEGEDTRILPVHYSDNYFSLAPGEVMPIKISFEVPHGVTPKVTLHGWNYHVGQTIL, via the exons ATGGGAATGTTGTCGGCGTCAATAGGGAAGACGAAGCTTGACTCGGGATGGCTCGCCGCGAGATCGACGGAGGTTGGACTCAGTGGGACGCAGCTCACCACGTCACACCCTCCGACTGGGCCCGCCAAGCCCTGGATGGAGGCTGTAGTCCCGGGAAC GGTCTTGGCAACTCTGGTGAAGAACAAAGCGGTGCCCGATCCTTTTTATGGGTTGGAGAATGAGATGATCTTAGACATAGCTGATTCCGGGAGGGAATACTATACATTCTGGTTTTTTACAACCTTTCAGTGTAAGCTG TCAGAGAATCAGCATTTGGATCTGAATTTCCGTGCAATCAACTACTCTGCCGAAGTTTACTTGAATGGCCAGAAAAGGGTCCTCCAGAAAGGAATGTTTCGAAGACATTCGCTTGATGTTACTGATATTCTTCATCCTGATGGTCAAAACTTGCTGGCTGTTCTAGTTCATCCTCCGGATCATCCTGGGACAATTCCTCCTGAGGGGGGACAAGGTGGTGACCATGAG ATTGGAAAAGACGTAGCCACACAATACGTAGAGGGCTGGGATTGGATAGCTCCTATAAG GGATCGGAACACTGGCATATGGGATGAAGTGTCAATTTCTGTCACGGGG CCTGTGAAAATAATTGATCCCCACTTGgtttcatcattttttgacaattacacGAGGGTATATCTGCATGCTTCAACTGAGTTGGAAAACAGAAGCACCTGGGTTGCTGAGTGTTCTTTAAGCATCCAAGTGACTACTGACCTTGAGGGAGGTGTTTGTCTAGTGGAGCATCTTCAGACTCAACATCTATCAATCTCTCCAGGAGCACATGTACAGTATACATTTCCTCAG CTCTTTTTCTACAAACCCAATTTATGGTGGCCAAATGGCATGGGAAAGCAATCTCTGTACACTGTCCACATTAGTGTTGATGTAAAAGGATATGGAGAATCTGATTTATGGAGCCATTGGTTTGGGTTCCGCAAAATTGAGAGCCACATTGATAATGCCACTGGTGGAAG GTTGTTCAAGGTCAATGGGCAGCCTATTTTTATTCGTGGTGGTAATTGGATTTTGTCAGATGGGCTCCTACGGCTGTCGAAAAAGCGATACAAAACAGATATCAAATTTCATGCAGACATGAATATGAACATGATCCGCTGTTGGGGTGGCGGCCTGGCTGAGCGGCCCGagttttatcattattgtgATATTTATGGTTTGCTG GTCTGGCAAGAGTTTTGGATTACGGGAGATGTCGATGGAAGGGGTGTGCCAGTATCAAACCCAGATGGTCCCCTGGACCATGACCTGTTTATGCTGTGCGCAAGAGATACTGTCAAGCTTCTAAGAAACCATCCAAGTCTTGCTCTTTGGGTTGGTGGAAATGAACAGGTTCCACCAGAGGACATCAACAAAGCTTTGAAGAATGACCTGAAGCTCCATCCTTATTTTAAGAATTCAAATGAAACTGGGAACTTTACAGAAGATTTGTCTCTGTCGGTTCAGGATCCTAGCCAATATCTTGATGGTACACGCATTTATATACAGGGATCCCTGTGGGATGGCTTTGCAGATGGAAAGGGGAACTTCACTGATGGTCCTTATGAAATCCAATATCCTGAAGACTTCTTTAAGGATAGTTTTTACCAATATGGATTTAATCCTGAGGTTGGTTCAGTGGGAATGCCAGTTGCAGCTACCATCAGAGCAACCATGCCTCCAGAAGGATGGCAAATTCCGGTGTTTAAACAGGGTTCTGATGGTTACATAGAAGAAGTTCCAAACCCCATTTGGAAATACCATAAGTATATTCCTTATTCAAAGCCAGGGAAGGTTCATGATCAGATTCTACTTTATGGGATCCCAAAAGATCTTGatgatttttgtttgaag GCTCAACTTGTCAACTACATTCAGTATAGGGCTCTGTTGGAGGGCTGGAGTTCCCGCATGTGGAGCAAATACACTGGTGTCCTGATTTGGAAGAATCAGAATCCATGGACAGGTCTCAGAGGTCAGTTTTATGATCATCTTCTCGACCAAACAGCAGGATTCTATGGCTGTCGATGTGCTGCAGAACCAATTCATGTCCAGCTGAATCTGGCTTCATATTTCATAGAA GTCGTTAACACTACATCACAGGAACTCTCCGACGTAGCTATAGAAGCATCTGTTTGGGATCTGGATGGAGCATGCCCATACTACAAAGTTACTGAGAAGCTTTCCGTGCCGCCAAAGAAAGTAGTGTCCATTGCAGAGATGAAGTATCCAAAGACCAAAAACCCAAAGCCAGTCTactttcttcttctcaaaCTTTACAACATGTCAGATTATGGCATTATATCCAGGAACTTTTATTGGTTGCATCTACCTGGTGGAGATTACAAGCTGTTGGAGCCATACAGGAAGAAGAATATCCCCCTCAAGTTAACGTCACAGATTTTTATCAAAGGGTCTACTTATGAAGTTGAGATGCAAGTGCACAACAGATCTAAGAAACAGGACCCTAAGCGTTTAACatataagaataatttcaCAACTGTACCTGTTGATGGTGATTTTAGTATGGCCTCAACAGAACCTGTAAATAGCGCAACTGAGGAAAAACAAGAAGCTGGTTTATTCAGGAGAATATGCAGACATTTCATGGACACTGATAGTTTGAAGGTAGCTGAATTGAATGGGACTGATTCTGGAGTTGCTTTCTTCCTTCATTTCTCGGTTCGTGGTTGGAGTAAATCTCACAAGGAAGGAGAAGATACAAGAATTCTTCCTGTGCATTACTCGGACAACTATTTTTCACTTGCACCAGGTGAGGTGATGCCCATCAAGATCTCTTTTGAGGTCCCTCACGGTGTCACCCCAAAAGTAACTCTTCATGGCTGGAATTACCATGTCGGTCAAACTATACTATGA